AAGATGGCTGTTTCGGATTCGGATGAGGACGAGTCGAGATCTAAACGCCGATCCAACGGTTACGGTTTCGACGACAGCGAGGACGAGATCGCGGCGAGGAAGGAGGCGGAGGAGGAGAATGTGAAGGCGGAGGAggctaagaagaagaaggcgaaggcgaagaaggagaagaagccgAAAGTGTCGCTGCCTGAAGCTGCGGCGAAGATCGATCCGTCGAATCTCGAAGCTTTCCTCATCGAAGCATCGGTAAGTTCATCATCATGCAGTGTTTCTGATCTGGAAATCGATTAAACCCCAATTGTAATCAAAACTCGAACTTTTAGTTGAATTCTGATCTGAAATCGAAAACCCACAAATCAAAATTCAAACTTTAtattgtttggtttggtttggtttggtgatAGGAATCGTATGCGAGTCAGCCGGAGATTCAGCTGATGAGATTTGCTGATTACTTTGGGAGAGCGCTCTCCGGAGTCTCTTCTGTGCTGTTTCCTTGGGTGAAGATGTTCAAGGAGTCTCCTTTGTCCAAACTCATCGATGTAATAAGCTTTAcgtgttttttttgtatattctgATCGATGTCTAGGAGCTGATACCTTTTATGCCAACAGGTTCCGTTGTCTCATGTTCCTGAACCGGTTTACAAAACATCAGTTGATTGGATCAACCAACGTCCTATTGAAGCTCTTGGATCTTTTGTCTTGTGGGCGTTTGATTGTATTCTCACGGATTTGGCAGCACATCAAGTAGGAGGTGCTAAAGGTGGGAAGAAAGGTGCTCAACAACAGCATACTTCTTCCAAGTCTCAGGTAAATGTTAAAACTTTTTCCTGATCACTTGATTTGATGATTGATGGATCTCTCTGATCTTCCTTTGTTCTGTTCGTTTGATGGTTAGGTGGCGATATTTGTCGCATTAGCAATGGTGTTGCGTAGGAAACCTGATGCTTTGACAAATGTGTTGCCTACTCTGAGAGAGAATCCTAAGTATCAAGGCCAGGACAAGCTTCCGGTCATAGTGTGGATGATGGCTCAGGTTTGTGTTTATTTGTCTCCTTAGGACCAAAAGTGTCGGAATGATCTTTGTTCTGAGATTTTGTAAAATGTGGACAGGCTTCTCAGGGTGATTTATCCGTAGGGTTGCTTTCATGGGCACACAACTTGTTACCTGTAGCTGGTAGTAAAAACTGCAACCCTCAGTCTAGAGATCTCATCTTGCAGTTGGTTGAGAAGTGAGTCTAATAGTTTTCTTGTGGTCTCCCTTTGCATTATGTTTGACAAATCATCATCTtaatcttatcttttttttatgtaatttttggAATTAGAATTTTGTCGAATCCAAAGGCTAGGACCATACTTGTAAGCGGAGCTGTTAGGAAGGGAGACCGATTGATTCCACCTCCTTCATTTGAGATCTTGGTCCGGCTTACCTTCCCTGCTTCATCCGCAAGAGTCAAGGTAAGTTGTAGTAATTGAAAATTTATAGAACAAGAAAGCTTGATTGCGTTTGTTGATTCTGATTGTCTCTGATTCACTCAGGCAACAGAGAGGTTTGAGGCAGTGTATCCCTTGCTGAAGGAAGTGGCTCTTGCCGGTGCACCAGGGAGCAAGGCGATGAAACAAGTCACACAACAGATATTCACTTTTGCTCTTAAATTAGCTGGAGAAGGTATTAATAACCAAACCAAGTCTTGAATGAATCCTTGCTTCACTCTCTCTAATGTGTTACCCGTTGTTACAGGAAATCCTGTTTTAGCCAAGGAAGCTACAGCAATCGCTATATGGGCCTTGACCCAAAACGTTGATTGCTGCAAGCTCTGGGACAGTCTCTATCAGGAGAATCTTGAAGCTAGTGTTGCTCTTCTTAAAAGGCTTGTAGAGGAATGGAAGGAGCATTCCCTCAAGCTATCATCATCACCGAATAATACTGCTGCTCTCAATCGAACTATGAAGAGCTTCAGGCTAAAGGTATTAATGCCTCTAGCTAATGTCACCCTCCATTTGTATGTAATATCAGCTCTGACCTTGCCTTTGATGTTCTTAGAACGAGGAAGCAATCACTGAAGGAAAAGGCAACG
This Brassica napus cultivar Da-Ae chromosome C6, Da-Ae, whole genome shotgun sequence DNA region includes the following protein-coding sequences:
- the LOC106406264 gene encoding transmembrane protein 214, which codes for MDQIESVEYNGFEISNGHVDHGWKKVVYPKRNRKQKPADQTATNGGKNAANGDNVFRSLEEQAEDRRRRILAAKMAVSDSDEDESRSKRRSNGYGFDDSEDEIAARKEAEEENVKAEEAKKKKAKAKKEKKPKVSLPEAAAKIDPSNLEAFLIEASESYASQPEIQLMRFADYFGRALSGVSSVLFPWVKMFKESPLSKLIDVPLSHVPEPVYKTSVDWINQRPIEALGSFVLWAFDCILTDLAAHQVGGAKGGKKGAQQQHTSSKSQVAIFVALAMVLRRKPDALTNVLPTLRENPKYQGQDKLPVIVWMMAQASQGDLSVGLLSWAHNLLPVAGSKNCNPQSRDLILQLVEKILSNPKARTILVSGAVRKGDRLIPPPSFEILVRLTFPASSARVKATERFEAVYPLLKEVALAGAPGSKAMKQVTQQIFTFALKLAGEGNPVLAKEATAIAIWALTQNVDCCKLWDSLYQENLEASVALLKRLVEEWKEHSLKLSSSPNNTAALNRTMKSFRLKNEEAITEGKGNGSLYKEADKSCKVISGRLSRGSACLKGTAITVVVLAAAAAFLSSNPEATSELKSLVDSLELHQYYNPIITAFKN